taggcttacaaatcattttggacgcacccgatggaactcctaggtgacgtgggtcatgtggaatctcgcttctttccatttggagacagtgttggtgttggttaggtgacgtgggtcatgtggaatcacacttcattccatttttagatagtgttagtgtcggtgcaagatgggtgcatggtttgcgctagatgtaccttaggcttacaaatcattttggacgcacccgatggaactcctaggtgacgtgggtcatgtggaatcttacttcTAATGCGCACACGCCTATGCAACGCGTGTAGCAAGTTGtgtggcccgatcttctcgtaggatccgcgaacttgataacttgttgctgcgtgacctggtgaagaggcagtgCACCGCAAGGCTGTCCACGCGACaaactaccgagacaatcacccttccacgtaccgacgaaacagcccacgcaatcacgccCTATAGACGTGAAGGCACAAACTGGGTGAACCGTAGTTCGGCGTTttacaactccctcaggaatcgaaggaacaagtgttgcaagcctctcaagactcacgcataaacaaaactccacgagtttgtgtattctgaattcaaccaatcaagatctgacctttcattgtctagtatatatatagggatagggacattcagcttggagtaaatggcagcaTGCGCATGCACCAGTGGATTTCATGGCTGGTTCACGCGTCTTTCAGCTTCTGATAGCAGttactaaaatgagcataactctttattgggaagtccaaatgatgagccgtttgatgggctggaaagtagacttgaatatgcttccatccacatatagaacaccatctaactccttgtattctgtccgcggtgatgcttggaattcgtaccatgtatcagtcatctagcttctggttgcatttccatgcaaaggtgatgaaccaccattttattcttgcacaccataggcttcttggttcaaatgtccagaggcttgaatccatcttcatcccatgctagttcatacactccatcattcctaaggacattggaacaagaactcaaaagcataggctcattcaacataaactgattattaaacataaggttagcgttcacctgagaatgaatttccttctccaattgtttagctctacttcttgtaattggaccagctatatcaagtggagtttcatttgaagatTAGTGAATGCTTGGAATGTCCACATTAGCCTCCCCCTCTTGAgaaggagtcatcctcgactcaggcTCAACAACAAATGGAAGCAAGTCTTTGACATTGAATGTTGTACTCACATTGGAATATTCAGGTGGCAGCTCAATtttgtaagcattatcatttatCTTGTGTAAAACCTTGAACGGACCATCACCCCTTGGAGACAACTTACTCTTGCGCTGTTGTGGAAATcgatccttgcgtagatgcaaCCACACGAGGTCTCCGGGCTAGAATGTAACAttcttcttacctttgttcgcttgctttgcatattgtgctgatttcttctcgatattccttcttgtctcatcatgtagcttcttgagaaaatccgatctCTTTGCTGCATCCAAGTTAACTTGTTCCTGtaatggtaaaggcaaaagatccatgGGAGTTTGCGGTTTAAacccataaacaatttcaaatggacaaaagtTTGTTGTGGAATGGACTGCCCTGTTATAAGAAAATTCAACATGTGGAAGGTAGTCTTCCCACtgcttcaaattctttttcaacacagcacgcaacatggtggacaaggtacggttgacaacttcagtttgcccatcggtttgcggatgacaagtggtggaaaataacaaCTTCGTACCAAGTTTAGCCCATAATGTCTTCCAAAAATAGCTTAGAAATTTTGTATCCCGGTCTGAAATAATAGTCCTTGGTTCTCCATGTAAACGAACGATCTCCCTAAAAAACAAACCAGCAACGTGTGAAGCATCGTCGTTCTTatgaataaaatgtgccattttagagaatcggtcaacaacaacaacaaagatagAATCCCTCCCCCTCTGAGACCGAGGTAACCCCAACataaaatccatggatatatcGTCCCAAGGTACATTCAGAACTGGTAATGGAGTATAAAGACCATGGGGATTAAGGCGGTACTTAGCTTTCAAGCAGATTATGCAGCGTGCAACATGTCGCTGGACATCACGTCGCAtatgtggccaaaagaaatgatcagAGAGCATGTCCAATGTCTTTTTGATGCCAAAATGACCAGCTAAGCCACCAACATGTGCTTCCTGCAAAAGAACTTGACGAATCGAGCACGCTGGAATGCATAGTTTGTTAGTCCGAAATAAAAACCCATCATGCACATAATACTTGTCCCAGCCTTTTCCAGCAATGCAATGAGAGAAAGGTTCTTTAAAATCAGAATCAGCTGCATAGAGTGTTTTAATGGATTCCAAACCAAGCACTTTTGTATCTAATTATGTAACCAAACCACATCTCCGTGATAAGGCATCGGCAACAATGTTATCTTTTCCACGCTTATGTTTTACAACATAGGGAAATGTTTCAATGAACTCAATCCATttagcatgtctacggttcagtttgccttgactttttagatatttcaaagcttcatgatcagaatgGATGACAAATTCTTTAGGTAACAAATAATGTTGCCAAACTTCCAAAACTTGAACTAAGGCATAAAGCTCTTTATCATAGACAGAATAATTTAGATGTGGACCATTCAACTTTTCAGAAAAGTAGGCAATAGGTTTACCTTCTTGAAGTAGTACACCTCCTATGCCaataccacttgcatcacattcgatCTCAAATGTCTTACCAAAATCAGGAAGTTGTAGCAGTGGTGCTTCACAAAGCTTTGTTTTCAGCTCATTGAAGGCTTGGTCTTGTTCATCACCCCACTTGAATGGAACATCcttctttgtcaaattgttgaggGGTGCAgcgatggtgctgaaatctttaacaaaacgCCTGTAAAAACCTGCAAGACCATGAAAACTTCAAACTTGACTCACATTTGTTGGTGTAGGCCAATCCTTTATTGCTTTAATCTTTTCTTCATCAACTTGAATTCCATCTGCAAAAACAACGAATCCAAGAAAAACAACACGGTCTGTGCAAAATGTGCATTTAGTAATGTTTCCATACAATTTGTCAGCTCTCAAAACAGCAAGAACTTGACAGAtatgatcaaggtgttcatcaaATGATCTGCTAtagatcaggatatcatcaaaataaacaacaaCAAATTTGCCAATGAAACACATGATTCATCAAACGCATAAAAGTtgaaggagcatttgtcaaaccaaagggcatcacaagccattcatagagaccaaatttagttttaaatgctgttttccattcatcacctATTTTCATTCGAATTTGATGATAACCACTATGtaaatcaatcttggtgaaaatagtTGAACCACTCAGctcatctaacatgtcatcaaGCCTTGGAATAGGGTGACGATATCGAACAGTTATAGCATTGATAGCACGACAAGCAACACACATACACCAAGAACCATCTTTCTTTGGAACTAACAAAACAGGAACAACACATGGTGATAAGGATTCATGAACATACCCTTTGTCCAAAAGCTCTTTTACCTGTTGCTGAATTTCCTTTGTTTCTTCGAGGTTTGTGCGGTATGCTGGACGGTTGGGAAGAGAAGCACCAGGGACCAAGTCAATTTGATGCTCAATGCCGCGAAGTGGGGGAAGTCCAGCTGGTagctcatcaggaaaaacatcctcAAAGTCCTGTAACAAATCAAGAACAACACTAGGCAGCGAGCAAGGTAAGTCGTTAGTGGAAAGTAAAACCTCCTTGTACAACAGTACAAAGAATGGGGCTGTAGTGTTTGTCACATCTCTCAAATCACTCCTGCTCACAAATAAGCACTCAGTTTGGTGTGGCTGTTTTAAAGTGGAATGAGGCTTTATGTGGCTGGATGCTTTAGAACTATCTTCCTTACTAGTGTTGTGGGTCTCACTCAGTTTTCTTTTTTCAGATTCCTCTCTTTTCATGCGAGCCACATCTGAAACATGTATCTCCTCTGGAGATAATGGAACAAGAACCACCTTCTTGTCATTGGCAATGAAAGTGTATTTGTTAGACCGTCCAAAATGCACCGAATCCACATCAAATTGCCAGGGGCCGACCAAGCAGCAAATAGCATGCTTGCATGGGGACAATATCACAATCAACCTCTCCATGATAATCACCAATGGAAAATGACAAACGAATCATGGTTGAAACCTTAACTGTCCCGGAATTATTCAACCATTGCATGTGGTATGGATGTGGATGGCGACGTGGCTGCAAACCAAGCTTCTCAACAAGCAAAGCACTAACAATATTATTGCAGCTCCCACCATCTATGATGAAACGGCACACTTGTCCTTTCACTTTGCATCGGgactgaaacaaattatggcgttgtcctTGATCAGCAGCAACAAACTGAGTGGAAAGAACTCTCCTAACCACCAAAGAAGGAGATGGTGTATTCATTGTAGAAGGCTCCAAATCAAGAAAATCAGCAATCAACTCATCAAAATCAGCACTAGTAATCTTGTCAGAAGATGGAGAAATAATATCTTGTAGCATGTTATTGTGAGCAAAAGTTGGAATAGgttgaatggctaaacaattcaGACCTAGCTCAAATGTACCATCCTCAGCTGAATACTCACAAGTATCAAGATTTAGATCTACAAATACATTGTTAAACTCTTCATCCTCTTCACTTTGAGAATCATAAGAACCATCAGCAAGTGCAATAATGGTACGCCGATTGGGACATTCAGCTTGCTTATGtccatgaccaccacacttaaAACACTCAATCTTGCTTGTCTTCCATTGGGCTACTATAACAGAGGAGCTGGACTGATTGGAATTTACAACTTTGCCTCTTGAATCAAAATGTTTGGCAGACGTTGAAATTGAATGAGAAGTTGCACGAGACGAAGGTGTGTGCACCTCTGACCCATGCTGCTGTGAATGGCGCCATGGAGTAGAACTATGAGGAGCTGAAAATGAAGCACGGTTCTTATAAGATTCAGCAAGCTGTCGTTCTGCCCTTTTTGCAAAATGTAGCAATTCATCCATGGTGTTGTAATTAGTCATGTCCACCTTGTCTGCGATTGGTTTATTAAGACCAACCAGAAATCGAGCCATCGTTGATTCCTCATCTTCAGTGATACCGGTATGAAGTAGACACATTTCCATTTCCTGAAAATATTCATCCACACTACGATGACCTTGGACAAGACGTTTCAGCCTCAAATGTAGCTCACAAGAATAATGGGCAGGAACAAATCTCCGCCTCATTTCTCGTTTCATGTCATCCCAAGTAATACGATCATGTCCAACACggcggaaatcagcacacacTTGATTCCACCAAGTGATTGCATAACCTGTGAACTCAATTGCAGCAAGCTTTGCTTTCTTGATAGGAGGGTAAGTATAGAAATCAAAGATCTGATCAACCTTGGTCTCCCACTCAAAATAATCATCAGCACTTTCCTTTCCGTTAAATTTTGGAATAGACACTTTCACTTTGCTTAAACCATCAGCATCACGACGACGATGGAGGTCACGATAACCATGATGGACACCATGCCGATGATCATCCATGTCGGACAacatatcatcatcaccatcattagCTCTACCTCCAACTAGAACGCGCCGAGCACGACCAAAACCATGGCCAAACCCACCACGTCCATGTCCATGACCAGCGGCACGATGTGGTGCCTCGTTATCCTCATTGTTATCATCCTCATTTGGTGGTGGTTCTCTATGAGGCATGTTCAATTGGAGAGTTTGTAGTTGTTGCATCAAATCATTCATTTGTGTACGCAGCTCCTGGAATTCGTCCACCGAAACAGCGGCACCATCTCCACGTCCTGCCATATTAGTAGAGGGGAAAAAAAGGACAATATATATGTGGAATCACTCCCTCACCACTTGCTGAACAAGTTCTTTCTCTTCCTGGAAAGGGCAAGAACTGGGGCTGCAATCTGTAGTGGAAGAGTGAAGAGACTACGGTGCAACAGCTCACGGTGCTTTTAAGTGGAGCTTGGTGGGGTAATATGTAAATGGAATGCGCTGAAATGTAGTAATGCAAAACCGAATAATAATCCAAGAACTCAAGTCTAAGTTGCTGAATATAAAGGAAAAGATACTCAATGAAAGGAACAAGATGTAGGAAGTGGATAGATGAACACCAATTGCACCAACCGAAACTTGTTGCTGCCCAAACCCCTTTGTGGTGTGCTGAACACAattctcttttatttcttttctttcccttttttttgaacaagaactcaTTGTTTTTAGTCCTTCTTTTGACCCAtatacatcttttcttttaaCCTTTGTGAGAAACGCAGCACAACTTTCAACTAAAGGGGCACATAAGGATCAACTAAGATGGACGGCGCAGCACAAAAACAAGAAACTCGGGTGGGGAATTTGTGGCGGGTAGAAAACAAGGGTGGAACGGGtgggtttttttttatttatatatatgcagCAAGCAATGACGATCAGAACAAGGGTGGGATGGGTGGGTACATGCAGCAAGCGATTTGATGATTAGAACAATGATAAAAACTAGAATgatgtggaaaagaaaaattcaGCAACTAGACAAATCTTAAAGGATTAAAACTCGATAAAGCAAACTACAAAATCAGTAGCACGTATGAATTTGGGCTGTAGGTTTTCTTTTTTGGCTATTAGTGGACAGTAGGTATATAAACTCTATCCTACCAAAAACAAGAACAATCCTAATGAGTAAATGGAGGCTCTGGTACCAGATGATGCGCACACGCCTATGCAACGCGTGTAGCAAGTTGTGTGGCCCGATCTTCATGTAGGATCTgcgaacttgataacttgtcgctgcgtgacctggtgaagaggcagtgcaccgcgaggctgtccacacgacgaactaccgagacaatcacccttccatgtaccgacgaaacagcccac
Above is a genomic segment from Miscanthus floridulus cultivar M001 chromosome 3, ASM1932011v1, whole genome shotgun sequence containing:
- the LOC136543892 gene encoding uncharacterized protein, giving the protein MAGRGDGAAVSVDEFQELRTQMNDLMQQLQTLQLNMPHREPPPNEDDNNEDNEAPHRAAGHGHGRGGFGHGFGRARRVLVGGRANDGDDDMLSDMDDHRHGVHHGYRDLHRRRDADGLSKVKVSIPKFNGKESADDYFEWETKVDQIFDFYTYPPIKKAKLAAIEFTGYAITWWNQVCADFRRVGHDRITWDDMKREMRRRFVPAHYSCELHLRLKRLVQGHRSVDEYFQEMEMCLLHTGITEDEESTMARFLVGLNKPIADKVDMTNYNTMDELLHFAKRAERQLAESYKNRASFSAPHSSTPWRHSQQHGSEVHTPSSRATSHSISTSAKHFDSRGKVVNSNQSSSSVIVAQWKTSKIECFKCGGHGHKQAECPNRRTIIALADGSYDSQSEEDEEFNNVFVDLNLDTCEYSAEDGTFELGLNCLAIQPIPTFAHNNMLQDIISPSSDKITSADFDELIADFLDLEPSTMNTPSPSLVVRRVLSTQFVAADQGQRHNLFQSRCKVKGQVCRFIIDGGSCNNIVSALLVEKLGLQPRRHPHPYHMQWLNNSGTVKVSTMIRLSFSIGDYHGEDFEDVFPDELPAGLPPLRGIEHQIDLVPGASLPNRPAYRTNLEETKEIQQQVKELLDKGWNSSFYRRFVKDFSTIAAPLNNLTKKDVPFKWGDEQDQAFNELKTKLCEAPLLQLPDFGKTFEIECDASGIGIGGVLLQEGKPIAYFSEKLNGPHLNYSVYDKELYALVQVLEEQVNLDAAKRSDFLKKLHDETRRNIEKKSAQYAKQANKGEPADQDTMPHSPRTKGIIHHFNRKMNEHVEGLAEEIRIANEQVGQFQDAQMATNATLAEMQQAQAAHATSLATLTTRLDELVQQLADQRADFDYGGDTEIDDQDRHGGRHRNRRGERVDLPPGLPPIRGIEHQIDLIPGAQLPNRAPYRTNPDETKEIQCQVQALLDKGYIRLFVVVYFDDILIYSKSREEHLEHLHAIFDALRAARLFGNLDKCDFYTQRVSFLGYVVTPQGIEVDSSKIDAIQSWPTPTTVTQIRSFLGLAGFYRRFVRDFSSIAAPLHELTKKGVPFSWGVA